The following proteins are co-located in the Methanobrevibacter sp. genome:
- the serA gene encoding phosphoglycerate dehydrogenase, whose translation MKVLVADSINEKGIENLKEVAEVVVDTSITPEELANTIHEYNGIIVRSRTKLTADIIKKADNMKIIARAGVGVDNIDLDAATEKGIMVVNSPESTSVTVAEHTMGLILSMARKISIADKSVKEGKWEKKNFMGVELRNKTLGVIGMGRIGSQVVNRCKAFGMDAMAYDPYLPEEVAKQMGVDLTDLDTVLKNSDFITIHVPLTPETKHSISTEQFEIMKDGAYIVNCARGGIIDEEALYDALVNNKIGGAALDVYEEEPPKDSKLFELDNIVLTPHIAASTKEAQRDAAIIVADEIIDLANGKNPRNVLNMPRIDNNTYQEVAPYIELCEKLGSFISQGVNGKIKEIEIIYSGELAEIDNLEILTRTVIQGAVNPFLSSPVNAVNAALVAKDRGISITEGRKNKAKGYESLIKVIAKSADDVFSAEGTHLHEARILKVNDYWVDVIPEGHMFIAKYEDVPGSIGKIGTKLGEHNVNIGIMQVGRDEKGGRAIMVLTLDKEIPKDVIKEIQALDNVYEANGLEL comes from the coding sequence ATGAAAGTACTCGTAGCTGATTCAATTAATGAAAAGGGTATTGAAAATCTAAAGGAAGTGGCTGAAGTCGTTGTAGACACCAGCATCACTCCTGAAGAGTTAGCAAATACCATTCATGAATACAATGGAATTATCGTAAGAAGTCGGACAAAACTTACTGCAGACATTATTAAAAAAGCAGACAACATGAAAATTATTGCTAGAGCCGGTGTAGGTGTAGATAACATCGATTTAGATGCTGCAACCGAAAAAGGTATTATGGTTGTAAATTCACCTGAATCCACTTCCGTTACTGTAGCTGAACACACCATGGGATTGATCTTAAGCATGGCCCGTAAAATTTCCATTGCAGACAAATCCGTTAAAGAGGGCAAATGGGAAAAGAAAAACTTTATGGGTGTTGAACTTAGAAACAAGACTTTAGGTGTAATCGGTATGGGAAGAATCGGTTCACAAGTAGTAAACAGATGTAAAGCATTTGGTATGGATGCAATGGCATACGACCCATATTTACCTGAAGAAGTTGCAAAACAAATGGGTGTAGATTTAACTGATTTGGATACTGTGCTTAAAAATTCTGACTTTATTACAATCCACGTACCACTTACCCCTGAAACCAAACATTCCATCTCAACGGAACAATTTGAAATCATGAAAGATGGAGCATACATCGTAAACTGTGCACGTGGAGGAATCATTGACGAAGAAGCATTATACGATGCTTTAGTAAACAACAAAATCGGCGGAGCCGCTTTAGACGTTTACGAAGAAGAACCACCAAAAGATTCAAAATTATTCGAACTTGACAATATCGTATTAACTCCTCACATTGCAGCATCAACCAAAGAAGCTCAAAGAGATGCCGCAATCATTGTTGCTGATGAAATTATCGACTTGGCTAACGGCAAAAACCCAAGAAATGTCTTGAACATGCCTCGTATCGATAACAATACTTACCAAGAAGTAGCTCCATACATAGAATTATGTGAAAAATTAGGTAGTTTCATCTCCCAAGGAGTAAACGGTAAAATTAAAGAAATTGAAATTATTTACAGTGGAGAATTAGCTGAAATCGATAACCTTGAAATCTTAACAAGAACAGTTATCCAAGGAGCAGTTAATCCGTTCTTAAGTTCTCCTGTAAATGCAGTTAATGCAGCCCTCGTTGCAAAAGACAGAGGAATCAGCATTACTGAAGGTAGAAAAAATAAAGCAAAAGGCTATGAATCATTAATTAAAGTTATTGCTAAAAGTGCAGATGATGTATTCTCCGCTGAAGGAACACACTTACACGAAGCAAGAATCTTAAAAGTAAATGATTACTGGGTCGATGTTATTCCGGAAGGACATATGTTCATTGCAAAATACGAAGATGTTCCTGGAAGTATCGGTAAAATCGGTACAAAATTAGGAGAACATAACGTTAACATTGGAATTATGCAAGTTGGAAGAGATGAAAAAGGCGGAAGAGCCATCATGGTTCTAACTTTAGATAAAGAAATTCCAAAAGATGTTATAAAAGAAATCCAAGCTTTAGACAATGTATATGAAGCTAACGGATTAGAATTATAA
- a CDS encoding Mov34/MPN/PAD-1 family protein, producing the protein MGFMSKLFGSNDEEFNEVRVDREVLESVIYYAKKSYPNEFLAFFDGEIKDKILYITSLIFMPGETCETGAVIHTELIPMNTKYFGSVHSHPGPSARPSGADLKTFSKHGYFHMIVCLPYSLETFKAYDRYGQPAEYTIGDYSYLNNNDLEDFFDESDVVTDDDVFKPGFFDEDDDEFFKHIDDEEEPVNNYEEFEKRNQINIVSNTQLPGNMIRIELNPDGSVKRVTRDFKD; encoded by the coding sequence ATGGGTTTCATGTCAAAATTATTTGGAAGCAATGATGAGGAATTCAATGAAGTTAGAGTGGACAGGGAAGTTTTAGAGTCTGTAATTTACTATGCCAAAAAATCATATCCAAATGAATTTTTAGCTTTTTTTGACGGTGAAATAAAAGATAAGATACTTTATATCACCAGTTTAATATTCATGCCTGGAGAAACCTGCGAAACCGGTGCTGTGATTCACACTGAATTGATTCCAATGAATACCAAATATTTTGGTTCCGTTCACTCTCATCCGGGGCCAAGCGCAAGACCCTCAGGTGCCGATTTAAAAACATTTTCAAAACACGGATATTTTCACATGATTGTATGTCTTCCATACTCATTGGAGACATTTAAGGCTTATGACAGATATGGTCAGCCTGCAGAATACACTATCGGTGATTACAGTTATCTAAATAATAATGATCTTGAGGACTTTTTTGATGAAAGTGATGTTGTAACTGATGATGATGTGTTTAAACCGGGATTTTTTGATGAGGATGATGACGAATTCTTTAAACATATTGATGATGAAGAGGAACCAGTTAATAATTATGAAGAATTTGAAAAAAGAAACCAAATAAACATTGTTTCCAATACTCAATTACCGGGTAATATGATAAGAATAGAACTTAACCCTGACGGTTCTGTAAAAAGAGTAACTAGGGATTTTAAAGACTAG
- a CDS encoding aspartate dehydrogenase, whose product MKVGIIGCGAIANIITTSIVPENNGIEIAYFYDKDIERAENLASLAGGVAALDFNDLLDNVDLVLECASPASVKELAPKVLEKGKDMIVMSIGAFMDTEFYNNVLSIAKENNAKIHLPSGAVVGLDGIKAVAKFGLKEVNLVTRKSPKSLGKDIDKEEVLFEGKASEAVKEFPLNINVAATISMACNRDIDVKIIVDPKVDRNVHEITAKGDFGEFKTTTMNYPCAANPKTSMLAALSAIRLLKSFNETISVGM is encoded by the coding sequence ATGAAAGTAGGTATTATAGGATGCGGTGCTATTGCTAATATTATAACAACAAGCATAGTTCCCGAAAATAATGGAATAGAAATAGCATATTTTTATGATAAGGATATTGAGAGAGCTGAAAATTTAGCAAGTCTTGCAGGAGGTGTTGCGGCACTTGATTTTAATGACCTGCTTGACAATGTTGATTTAGTTTTGGAATGTGCTTCACCTGCTTCAGTTAAGGAATTGGCTCCTAAGGTATTGGAAAAAGGTAAAGACATGATTGTAATGAGTATTGGTGCATTTATGGATACTGAATTTTATAATAATGTCTTAAGCATTGCTAAGGAAAATAATGCTAAAATTCATTTGCCGTCCGGGGCTGTTGTAGGTTTGGATGGAATTAAAGCAGTGGCCAAATTCGGTCTTAAGGAAGTTAATCTGGTTACCCGTAAATCTCCAAAATCCCTTGGAAAAGATATTGATAAAGAGGAAGTGTTGTTTGAAGGAAAAGCATCTGAAGCTGTAAAAGAGTTCCCGTTAAACATTAACGTTGCTGCAACAATTAGTATGGCATGTAACAGGGACATTGACGTTAAGATAATTGTCGATCCGAAAGTTGACCGTAATGTTCATGAGATTACTGCAAAAGGTGATTTCGGTGAATTCAAGACAACAACTATGAATTATCCTTGTGCCGCCAATCCAAAAACAAGTATGTTGGCTGCCCTTTCAGCAATAAGATTACTTAAAAGTTTCAATGAAACAATCAGTGTTGGAATGTAA
- a CDS encoding transcriptional regulator, producing MFTRGNLLQQIEQLLKSQGYKTSDTYEQGSFDIVARKNLLILLLKTFINIDSINEHNAHEMKQLANIFLASPIIIGEKSRNGLLEEGVIYERYDIPTITFETFKNMIVYNEYPEILADRGGYFVKIDGNVIKQYREEYSMSLKDLANLAHVSRATMYKYENGIVRANTETAMILEEILNTKVTLDIDLLKQPQKDDVEYTNDVNDLSKLGYGVLSTNKSPFDAVAKMKSSDKQSPLLTNVEKNRSEKTLKRMAIPLKDLSMVTTSEPVFIINNEKIKESIGTIPVIKSWELKEFENSKELLKMIRERKEN from the coding sequence ATGTTTACTCGTGGAAACTTGTTACAGCAGATAGAGCAATTACTAAAATCTCAGGGTTATAAAACCTCAGACACCTATGAACAGGGATCATTCGACATCGTAGCAAGAAAAAATTTGTTGATATTACTTTTAAAAACTTTCATAAACATTGACAGCATTAATGAGCATAATGCCCATGAAATGAAGCAATTAGCCAATATTTTCTTAGCATCCCCAATAATAATAGGAGAAAAATCCAGAAACGGACTTCTTGAAGAGGGAGTCATATACGAAAGATACGATATTCCCACCATTACATTTGAGACTTTTAAAAACATGATTGTTTATAATGAATATCCTGAAATTTTAGCTGACCGTGGAGGATATTTTGTAAAAATCGACGGCAATGTCATAAAACAATACCGTGAAGAATATTCAATGTCTTTAAAGGATTTGGCGAATTTGGCTCATGTTTCACGTGCTACAATGTATAAATATGAAAACGGAATTGTCCGTGCAAATACGGAAACCGCAATGATTCTGGAGGAAATCCTGAACACTAAAGTAACTCTCGACATTGATTTGCTGAAACAGCCTCAAAAAGATGATGTTGAATATACCAATGACGTTAATGATCTGTCCAAATTGGGCTATGGAGTACTGTCCACCAATAAAAGCCCATTTGATGCGGTTGCAAAAATGAAAAGTTCAGATAAACAATCCCCATTATTAACAAATGTCGAGAAAAATAGAAGCGAAAAAACTTTAAAAAGAATGGCAATACCTCTAAAAGATTTATCAATGGTTACCACATCAGAGCCTGTTTTTATCATAAATAACGAAAAGATTAAAGAATCAATTGGTACCATCCCCGTGATTAAATCATGGGAACTGAAAGAATTTGAAAACTCAAAAGAATTATTGAAAATGATTAGGGAGAGAAAAGAAAACTAG
- a CDS encoding tRNA-binding protein has protein sequence MWDTTKDYRILVASKARENYLNLIPTASFRGSWNKKQAVDLGKQMNSDFQSLTYSYLEGDELVNSPDVAALKEKALKIIEYLGGEDWNKKFLNNAPKEDREKTQENIAKVRFFLDTIIGLKDRLALGPINDPIMGVDIKVGEVMSVTKHPKNENLMLCNVNLGKRAITVVTNDLNVKDDNKVGVSLLPPQAFSDIVSEGMFLGMNGSILKDVEGELGQMPKGIPMESLNETRNLVENYLK, from the coding sequence TTGTGGGATACAACAAAAGATTATAGAATTTTAGTAGCAAGTAAGGCAAGAGAAAATTACCTGAATCTTATTCCAACAGCATCATTTAGAGGAAGCTGGAACAAAAAACAAGCGGTTGATTTAGGAAAACAAATGAACAGTGATTTTCAGTCATTGACCTATTCTTATCTTGAAGGAGATGAATTGGTAAATTCGCCAGATGTTGCTGCATTAAAAGAAAAAGCATTGAAAATTATTGAATATTTGGGCGGAGAAGACTGGAATAAAAAGTTTTTAAATAACGCTCCAAAAGAAGACAGAGAAAAAACCCAAGAAAACATTGCCAAAGTAAGATTTTTCCTAGACACAATTATCGGCCTTAAAGACCGCCTTGCATTAGGACCAATTAATGATCCAATAATGGGCGTGGACATTAAAGTTGGAGAAGTCATGAGCGTTACAAAACATCCTAAAAATGAAAACCTGATGTTGTGCAATGTTAATTTAGGAAAACGTGCTATTACTGTTGTTACCAACGATTTAAATGTTAAAGACGACAATAAGGTTGGAGTCTCCTTACTTCCTCCACAAGCATTCAGCGATATTGTCAGCGAAGGAATGTTTTTAGGAATGAACGGAAGCATTCTAAAAGATGTTGAAGGCGAACTTGGACAAATGCCTAAAGGAATTCCAATGGAATCCCTTAACGAAACACGTAACCTTGTTGAAAATTATTTAAAATAA
- a CDS encoding PRC-barrel domain-containing protein: MVEVSKLRSLDIYTNTGHYVGRVEDVILNIRLGTISKLQVRAIEQERRPTGFVNQFLGSIRGESPEDNDMRSFQNDLLTVDFDKVQAIGDIMLINPRDMKKINPEPQIPEPPVQRQPETQPQNETQVQFD, from the coding sequence ATGGTAGAAGTTTCAAAATTACGCAGTTTAGATATTTATACCAACACTGGACATTATGTTGGTCGTGTAGAAGACGTTATTCTTAACATTAGATTAGGAACTATTTCAAAATTACAAGTTAGAGCTATTGAACAAGAAAGAAGACCTACCGGTTTTGTTAATCAATTCTTAGGAAGTATTCGTGGTGAGTCTCCGGAAGATAATGATATGAGATCTTTCCAAAATGATTTATTAACAGTTGATTTTGATAAAGTTCAAGCTATTGGGGACATTATGTTAATTAACCCAAGGGATATGAAAAAAATAAATCCTGAGCCACAAATCCCTGAACCTCCGGTTCAAAGACAACCTGAAACTCAACCACAAAATGAAACTCAAGTTCAATTCGACTAA
- a CDS encoding heavy metal-binding domain-containing protein, with the protein MVSVDEFAISTANDIPGFKILETKGFIYGLTVRSRGVGGQIGAGIKSIFGGEIGQYVTMMEESRDEALKRAIDHAKELGANGIVAIRFDSNEISDVMQEILVYGTAVVVEKE; encoded by the coding sequence ATGGTATCAGTAGACGAATTTGCAATATCAACTGCAAATGATATTCCTGGATTTAAAATATTGGAAACAAAAGGATTTATTTACGGTTTAACTGTAAGAAGTAGAGGTGTCGGAGGACAAATTGGTGCAGGTATAAAATCCATTTTTGGTGGAGAAATCGGCCAATATGTAACCATGATGGAAGAATCAAGGGACGAAGCTTTAAAAAGAGCAATCGACCATGCAAAAGAATTAGGTGCAAACGGTATTGTAGCCATAAGATTTGATTCAAATGAAATCTCTGATGTAATGCAGGAGATTTTAGTTTATGGAACTGCCGTTGTAGTTGAAAAAGAATGA
- a CDS encoding tRNA(His) guanylyltransferase Thg1 family protein, translating to MKEFEVYSSLRVPKNSKIIMRLDGRSFHSLARDLELVKPYDENFYRVISEVCRDLFEEFSPVFIYTFSDEISLLFDKMPFDGRIEKLNSVIASFTASSFVMHYNVQFKKPPAFDSRIIPINGSDVLKYFRWRQDECWRNCVNSHGISYLKSKYSNTEANDIINGMNLSDINELLFKNGINLNDIETYKKRGIGIYRKNKKIVGFNKKENKNQTSYRSYIYQDWELPIFSEKFFNGFGD from the coding sequence ATGAAAGAATTTGAAGTTTATTCATCTTTAAGAGTTCCCAAAAACTCTAAAATTATCATGAGACTGGATGGCAGAAGTTTCCATTCACTAGCCCGTGACTTGGAGCTGGTAAAGCCGTATGATGAAAATTTTTATAGGGTAATCTCTGAAGTTTGCAGGGATTTGTTTGAAGAATTTTCACCAGTTTTTATCTACACTTTTTCTGATGAAATAAGCTTGCTTTTTGATAAAATGCCATTTGACGGCAGAATTGAAAAACTTAACTCAGTCATTGCCAGTTTCACTGCAAGTTCTTTTGTCATGCATTATAATGTTCAATTTAAAAAGCCTCCTGCTTTTGATTCAAGAATCATTCCAATCAATGGCAGTGATGTTCTTAAATATTTCAGGTGGAGGCAGGATGAATGCTGGAGAAACTGTGTAAACTCACATGGAATTTCATACCTCAAATCCAAGTATTCAAATACTGAAGCAAACGATATAATAAATGGCATGAACCTTAGTGACATTAACGAATTATTGTTTAAAAATGGCATTAACTTGAATGATATTGAAACTTATAAAAAAAGAGGAATTGGAATATACAGGAAAAATAAAAAAATAGTTGGTTTCAACAAAAAAGAAAATAAAAACCAAACATCTTATAGAAGTTATATTTATCAGGATTGGGAACTTCCAATATTTAGCGAAAAATTCTTCAATGGGTTCGGTGATTAA
- a CDS encoding DUF3100 domain-containing protein, which yields MGWIFIPDKDGQVEHIYREKTDKRILKKNPWRDYRLHITVLILVVIAELIGTIKIPLTKDVAITIMPLIYTIILGLVFYLAKPIKWIQRKQARIAEGAMMLFIGVLIAKLAVASGQSIHLIFEMGPALILQELGHLATILVLPIALILGFKKESIGMTNSIGREPNVAVVVDKYGFNSPESRGVFAIFIIGTVIGTIFISFLVTLSLSFLPLHPYAFAMASGVGSASMNAAAIGPTLAAFPGMETQIQAFAGFSNLLSFCVGIYIVIFIALPLTEKIYNWLEPKIGRKSIIPEKEDDE from the coding sequence TTGGGGTGGATTTTTATTCCAGATAAAGATGGGCAAGTGGAGCATATATACCGTGAAAAAACGGATAAAAGGATTTTAAAGAAAAATCCTTGGAGAGATTACAGATTACACATTACTGTTCTTATTTTAGTTGTTATTGCTGAGTTGATAGGCACAATCAAAATTCCACTCACTAAAGATGTTGCCATTACTATAATGCCGTTAATTTATACAATTATCTTGGGTCTGGTCTTTTATCTTGCAAAACCTATTAAATGGATTCAAAGGAAACAAGCTCGTATTGCCGAAGGGGCCATGATGCTTTTTATCGGGGTTTTAATTGCAAAATTGGCTGTTGCCAGTGGTCAATCCATTCATCTGATTTTTGAAATGGGTCCTGCTTTAATACTGCAGGAATTAGGACACTTGGCTACAATATTGGTGCTTCCAATTGCATTGATTTTAGGATTTAAAAAAGAATCAATTGGTATGACCAATTCAATTGGTAGGGAACCTAACGTGGCTGTTGTTGTAGATAAATATGGTTTTAACTCTCCTGAATCAAGAGGAGTATTTGCAATATTCATTATTGGAACTGTAATCGGAACAATATTTATCAGTTTCCTTGTTACTTTATCATTGTCATTCCTGCCGCTGCATCCTTATGCGTTTGCTATGGCCAGCGGTGTTGGCAGTGCGAGTATGAACGCTGCTGCTATTGGACCGACTCTTGCAGCATTTCCGGGCATGGAAACCCAAATTCAGGCCTTTGCGGGATTCAGTAACTTGCTTTCATTTTGTGTAGGTATATACATAGTAATATTTATAGCCCTTCCTTTAACTGAAAAAATTTATAACTGGTTGGAACCAAAAATTGGAAGGAAATCCATAATACCTGAAAAGGAGGATGATGAATAA
- a CDS encoding lactaldehyde dehydrogenase codes for MDMLIGGKHISSDDLEDVTNPYDGTVIDAVPIAHRQTADLAIQEANNAKYDLFEMSAFKVSNKLFNVVEKLKENREDFARLLTLEVGKPINESLVELDRSIETLKLAAEESKRIYGESVPLDAGLNGKGFFAFTQRLPLGVVAAITPFNYPLNLTIHKIAPAIACKNAVIIKPPTQAPLTVMKFAELLNEEFPDGIVNTVTGYGSEVGDYLVTSADVNKISFTGSVTTGLMISQKAGMKKVTLELGGNDPMVVLKDADIEKAVRGVINGAFLNAGQVCMGVKRIIVEDDISKEFAEKLVEETEKIIMGNPLDKSTTLGTLISEKAAIQVEETVNNAVQKGAKILSGGHRDGAFYEATVIDDVTTDMDLVVNETFGPVAPIIHVNSVDEAIKVANDTDYGLQAGVFTNDYFNAMRCAQEIEAGTVFVNKQSTFRTDNMPFGGFKNSGVGKEGIKYAVEEMTKTKLIGLNLR; via the coding sequence ATGGACATGCTGATTGGTGGAAAGCACATTTCAAGTGATGATTTGGAAGATGTGACAAATCCGTATGATGGTACAGTGATAGATGCCGTACCTATTGCTCACAGACAGACTGCAGATTTGGCGATTCAGGAAGCTAATAATGCAAAATATGATTTATTTGAAATGTCTGCATTTAAGGTATCAAACAAGTTATTCAATGTTGTTGAAAAATTAAAGGAAAATCGTGAAGATTTTGCAAGATTGCTGACTCTGGAAGTTGGAAAGCCTATAAATGAATCTTTGGTGGAACTTGACAGATCAATTGAAACATTAAAGCTTGCAGCAGAAGAATCAAAAAGGATTTATGGTGAAAGTGTACCTTTGGATGCCGGTTTGAACGGCAAAGGATTTTTTGCATTTACTCAACGCTTGCCTTTAGGTGTTGTTGCAGCAATAACTCCATTCAACTACCCTTTAAATTTAACAATTCATAAAATAGCCCCTGCTATTGCATGCAAAAATGCAGTCATCATAAAGCCACCTACACAGGCTCCGTTAACTGTAATGAAATTTGCAGAACTTTTAAATGAAGAGTTTCCGGATGGGATAGTAAATACTGTAACAGGTTACGGCTCCGAAGTTGGTGATTATCTTGTAACCTCTGCAGATGTCAATAAGATTTCATTTACTGGCAGCGTTACCACCGGTTTGATGATTTCTCAAAAAGCAGGCATGAAAAAAGTCACATTGGAACTTGGCGGAAATGATCCTATGGTTGTTTTAAAAGATGCAGACATTGAAAAAGCGGTTCGAGGAGTAATTAACGGAGCATTTTTAAATGCTGGTCAGGTCTGCATGGGTGTCAAAAGGATAATTGTCGAAGATGATATTTCAAAGGAATTTGCTGAAAAGCTAGTTGAGGAAACTGAAAAAATTATTATGGGCAATCCTTTGGACAAATCCACAACTTTAGGAACCTTGATATCTGAAAAAGCAGCAATACAAGTTGAGGAAACAGTCAATAATGCTGTTCAAAAAGGAGCTAAAATTTTATCCGGAGGACATCGGGACGGTGCATTTTATGAAGCGACAGTTATTGATGATGTGACAACAGACATGGATTTGGTTGTCAATGAAACATTCGGTCCCGTAGCACCGATTATTCATGTAAATTCTGTTGATGAAGCAATCAAAGTGGCAAATGATACAGATTATGGTCTTCAAGCAGGAGTATTTACAAATGATTACTTTAATGCAATGAGATGTGCTCAGGAAATTGAAGCGGGTACTGTTTTTGTAAATAAGCAATCCACATTTAGAACAGATAACATGCCATTTGGAGGATTTAAAAATAGTGGTGTTGGAAAAGAAGGTATTAAATATGCTGTAGAAGAAATGACAAAAACAAAATTAATAGGATTGAATTTACGGTAG
- a CDS encoding DUF3100 domain-containing protein translates to MGIISKNDVETTEVQHIYREKTDKRILKKNPWKDYGLHLTVLLLVVIAMLIGPREIRISQGIEVSIMPLLYTMVLGLVFYLAKPIKWIQRKQSRVAEGAMMLFIGILIAKLAVSSGSSIHLIFEMGPALMLQELGHLATILIALPVALLLGFKREAIGMTNSIGREPEVAVVVDKYGFNSAESRGIFALFIVGTIIGTVFISFLTSISVSVLPLHPYAFAMASGVGSASMNAASLGPTLAAFPALETQIEAFAGFSNLLSFSIGIYIVIFLALPLTEKLYEFLEPKIGRNVPNDGSADANQEGGK, encoded by the coding sequence GTGGGTATTATTTCAAAAAATGATGTAGAGACGACAGAAGTTCAACACATATATCGTGAAAAGACTGATAAACGTATTTTAAAGAAAAATCCTTGGAAAGATTATGGGCTGCATTTAACAGTATTGCTTTTAGTGGTAATAGCAATGTTAATCGGTCCGAGAGAAATAAGGATTTCTCAGGGTATTGAAGTTTCTATAATGCCTTTATTGTATACAATGGTCCTGGGGTTAGTATTTTATTTGGCAAAACCTATTAAATGGATTCAAAGAAAACAATCTAGGGTTGCTGAAGGGGCAATGATGCTATTTATAGGCATTTTAATTGCAAAATTGGCTGTTTCCAGTGGTAGTTCAATTCATTTAATTTTTGAAATGGGTCCAGCATTAATGTTGCAGGAATTAGGGCATTTGGCAACAATTCTTATAGCACTTCCTGTTGCATTGCTTTTAGGTTTTAAACGTGAAGCTATTGGAATGACTAATTCTATTGGTCGTGAACCGGAAGTTGCGGTCGTTGTAGATAAATATGGTTTTAATTCTGCTGAATCTCGTGGAATATTCGCATTATTTATTGTTGGAACCATTATAGGTACTGTTTTCATTAGTTTTTTAACAAGTATAAGTGTTTCAGTTTTACCCCTCCACCCATATGCTTTCGCTATGGCAAGTGGTGTTGGTAGTGCAAGTATGAATGCGGCTTCTCTAGGCCCTACTCTTGCAGCATTTCCTGCTTTGGAAACTCAGATTGAAGCTTTCGCAGGATTCAGTAATTTGCTTTCATTCTCAATTGGAATTTACATTGTGATATTCCTTGCATTGCCATTGACCGAAAAGTTATATGAGTTTTTAGAACCTAAGATTGGTAGGAATGTTCCTAATGATGGATCTGCTGATGCTAATCAGGAAGGTGGTAAATAA
- a CDS encoding tRNA(Ile)(2)-agmatinylcytidine synthase, whose product MCTTFLASQIINKLKDNGIELLDHPRLIRLNPFARFKTRGNGGVSFKIKNDDKADLARRIVLEEVEKLSMFDCDNTNPGVIFYEGEITSQMEEYAFRAIYEFITIDEAENFGKSIGCEIHKFKKGRGIIGSIAAISLPLSDYTYELLAYRSSENYGTKRQIDYDSVYEMDEQTFPDTFENIDYGENYIAIEPKTPCPVLYGIRSNTVDALKKAQGIVKVSEPIVDWCIFKTNQHTDMHIQKADKISDMKQFGCYEVIGEVKNKPKIIDGGHMFFFIEDDSGEIECGAYEPTKSFRNVVSDLCPGDVIRVFGGIGEQNTFNIEKFQVISLNDVEYKNPICECGKRMTSAGKNKGFKCKRCGKKLDSDKKVPIIITRNLKNSQFYETPVSARRHLAKPLCRM is encoded by the coding sequence ATGTGCACTACTTTTCTAGCTAGTCAGATAATAAACAAACTCAAAGACAATGGAATTGAACTTCTTGACCATCCTAGATTGATTAGATTAAATCCATTTGCCAGATTTAAAACCAGAGGCAATGGCGGTGTCAGTTTCAAAATCAAAAATGATGACAAAGCAGATCTTGCTCGAAGGATTGTATTGGAGGAAGTTGAAAAACTCTCCATGTTTGACTGTGACAATACCAATCCGGGGGTAATATTTTATGAGGGTGAAATAACTTCTCAGATGGAAGAATATGCATTTAGGGCAATTTATGAGTTCATCACCATTGATGAGGCTGAAAACTTTGGAAAGTCTATAGGATGTGAAATTCATAAATTCAAAAAGGGAAGGGGGATAATAGGTTCTATTGCAGCCATTAGTCTGCCTCTGTCCGATTACACTTATGAGTTGCTTGCTTACAGATCAAGTGAGAATTATGGAACAAAACGTCAAATAGATTATGATTCAGTTTATGAAATGGATGAGCAAACATTTCCGGATACTTTTGAAAATATAGATTATGGTGAAAACTACATTGCCATCGAACCTAAAACTCCATGTCCTGTCTTATATGGGATACGTTCAAACACTGTTGATGCCTTAAAAAAAGCTCAAGGTATTGTTAAAGTTTCAGAACCAATTGTTGACTGGTGCATATTTAAAACTAATCAGCACACTGATATGCATATCCAAAAAGCAGACAAGATATCTGATATGAAGCAATTCGGTTGTTATGAAGTTATTGGGGAAGTAAAAAATAAACCTAAAATAATTGATGGTGGGCACATGTTCTTTTTTATTGAAGACGATTCCGGTGAAATAGAATGCGGCGCTTATGAACCTACAAAATCATTCAGAAACGTTGTTTCAGATTTATGTCCTGGTGATGTTATCCGTGTATTCGGTGGAATCGGTGAGCAGAACACTTTCAACATCGAAAAGTTTCAGGTCATAAGTTTGAATGATGTGGAATATAAAAATCCAATTTGCGAATGTGGAAAAAGAATGACTTCTGCAGGTAAAAACAAGGGATTTAAATGTAAACGATGTGGGAAAAAATTAGATTCTGATAAAAAAGTTCCTATTATTATCACTCGTAATTTAAAAAATTCTCAGTTTTACGAAACACCTGTTTCTGCTAGGCGTCATCTGGCAAAACCACTTTGTAGAATGTGA